The proteins below come from a single Odontesthes bonariensis isolate fOdoBon6 chromosome 18, fOdoBon6.hap1, whole genome shotgun sequence genomic window:
- the ankrd28a gene encoding serine/threonine-protein phosphatase 6 regulatory ankyrin repeat subunit A isoform X2: protein MAVLKIQNQPSLLRAIFNVDPEEVRSLIFKKEDVNIQDNEKRTPLHAAAYLGDAEIIELLILSGARVNAKDNKWLTPLHRAVASCSEDAVGVLLKHSADVNARDKNWQTPLHVAASNKAVRCAEALVPLLSNVNVSDRGGRTALHHAAFSGHVEMVKLLLSRGANINAFDKKDRRAIHWAAYMGHLEVVRLLVASGAEVDCKDKKAYTPLHAAASSGMSSTVHYLLSLGAHVNEVNAYGNTPLHLACYNGQDVVVGELIEAGANVNQVNERGFSALHFASSSRQGALCQELLLAHGARINLQSKDGKTPLHMAATHGRFSCSQALIQNGAEIDCEDRCRNTALHIAARYGHELIITALIKHGANTAKRGIHGMFPLHLAALSGFSDCCRKLLSSGFVIDTPDDFGRTCLHAAAAGGNLECLNLLLNIGADFNRKDNFGRAPLHYASANCNYQCVFALVGSGASVNELDQRGCSPMHYAAAADTDGKCVEYLLRNDANPGVRDRQGYSAVHYASAYGRTLCLELIASETPLNVLLETSGTDILRDSDCQALLSPLHLAAYHGHCGSLEVLLASLLDVDVRSPEGRTPLSLACSRGHQQCVSLLLHHGASPMTPDYIHKKTALHAAAMNGHPECLRLLMSNNNQHIDVDAQDSSGQTPLMLAVLSGHTECAYSLLSQGASVETRDRWGRTALHRGAVSGLEECVEALLQRGASVCAKDTRGRTPLHLASACGRVGVLGALLHAASASHAHTHLTDSQGYTPLHWACYNGYDACVEVLLDQEVFRKIKGNLFSPLHCAVMNDNEGVAEMLIDSLGGNIVNTIDSKGRTPLHAAAFSDHVECVTLLLSHRAQLNVLDTHTHWTPLMMAALNGQTNAVEVLVSSGKADLSVQDINRNTALHLACSKAHETSALLILEKISDRNLINCTNAALQTPLHVAARKGLAVVVQELLGKGASVLAVDENGYTPALACAPNRDVADCLALILNSMMPASPMVTIAAIPALCLTQTVINHRPTSNHISKGVSFDTLPPLRPDHTSYCRPERPLSSVPADDELNDSDSETY from the exons CCATCCCTGTTAAGAGCCATCTTCAACGTGGACCCAGAGGAAGTTCGCTCGCTCATATTCAAGAAAGAGGATGTCAACATTCAG GACAATGAGAAGCGGACCCCACTGCATGCCGCAGCCTACCTGGGAGATGCTGAGATCATTGAACTGCTTATCCTCTCAG GGGCCCGAGTTAATGCCAAAGATAATAAGTGGTTGACTCCTCTTCACCGAGCTGTGGCTTCTTGTAGTGAG GATGCAGTGGGAGTGCTGCTGAAGCACAGTGCGGACGTGAATGCTCGAGACAAGAACTGGCAGACGCCGCTCCATGTAGCAGCGAGCAACAAGGCGGTTCGCTGTGCAGAGGCTTTGGTCCCGCTGCTGAGCAATGTCAACGTATCTGACCGGGGAGGACGCACTGCCCTGCACCACGCCGCCTTCAGTGGACACGTCGAG ATGGTGAAGTTGTTGCTGTCTCGGGGGGCCAACATTAACGCATTTGACAAGAAGGACAGGAGAGCCATCCACTGGGCAGCCTACATGG GTCACCTCGAGGTTGTGAGGTTActggtagccagtggagctgaGGTTGACTGTAAGGACAAGAAGGCCTACACACCGCTCCATGCAGCCGCCTCCAGTGGCATGAGCAGCACAGTGCACTACCtgctaagcctgggcgcccat GTGAATGAGGTTAATGCCTATGGCAACACGCCGCTGCATTTGGCCTGTTACAACGGTCAGGACGTGGTTGTCGGTGAGCTCATCGAAGCTGGAGCCAATGTCAACCAG GTGAACGAGAGGGGGTTTTCTGCGCTTCACTTTGCTTCCTCCTCTCGCCAAGGGGCACTGTGCCAGGAGTTGCTGTTGGCCCACGGTGCTCGCATCAACTTGCAG aGTAAGGACGGTAAGACTCCCCTTCACATGGCAGCTACGCATGGAAGGTTCTCCTGCTCCCAGGCCCTCATTCAAAATG GAGCTGAGATCGACTGTGAAGACAGGTGCAGAAACACTGCCCTTCACATTGCCGCCCGCTATGGCCATGAGCTCATCATCACAGCGCTCATCAAACACGGAGCCAACACTGCCAA GAGAGGCATTCATGGGATGTTCCCTTTACACCTGGCAGCTCTCAGCGGCTTTTCAGATTGCTGCAGGAAGCTGCTGTCCTCAG GGTTTGTCATAGACACCCCTGATGACTTTGGGAGGACCTGTCTAcatgctgctgcagctggagg GAACCTGGAGTGTCTGAATCTGCTGTTAAACATAGGAGCAGACTTTAACAGGAAAGACAACTTTGGACG TGCCCCGCTACACTACGCATCAGCCAACTGTAACTAccagtgtgtgtttgctttGGTCGGCTCCGGGGCCAGCGTTAATGAGCTGGACCAGAGGGGCTGCAGCCCCATGCActacgctgctgctgctgacacaGATGGAAA ATGCGTGGAGTACTTGTTGAGAAATGATGCGAATCCAggagtgagagacagacagggttACAGTGCAGTGCACTATGCCTCAGCCTATGGGCGCACACTCTGCCTGGAACTG ATCGCCAGTGAGACACCTCTGAATGTG CTATTGGAGACATCAGGAACAGACATCCTGAGGGATTCAGACTGTCAGGCCCTGCTCAGTCCGCTCCATCTGGCG GCTTATCACGGACACTGTGGATCATTGGAGGTCCTCTTAGCATCCCTGTTGGATGTGGACGTCCGAAGCCCAGAGGGCCGGACTCCCCTCAGTCTGGCTTGCTCCAGGGGCCACCAGCAGTGTGTGTCCCTGCTGCTGCATCATGGCGCCTCCCCCATGACCCCTGACTACATACACAAAAAGACAGCCTTACATGCTGCAG CTATGAATGGTCACCCAGAGTGCCTGCGCCTGCTCATGAGCAACAACAACCAACACATTGATGTGGACGCACAAGACTCCAGTGGAca GACTCCTCTGATGTTGGCAGTGCTGAGCGGACACACAGAGTGTGCGTACTCTCTGCTGAGTCAAGGAGCCAGTGTGGAGACTCGGGACCGCTGGGGCAGGACAGCGCTGCACCGTGGG GCTGTGTCAGGCCTGGAGGAGTGTGTGGAGGCCCTGCTCCAGCGGGGGGCCAGTGTGTGCGCGAAGGACACCCGGGGCCGCACCCCGCTGCACTTGGCGTCAGCTTGTGGCCGTGTCGGCGTTCTTGGTGCCCTGCTGCACGCCGCCAGCGCATCTCACGCTCACACGCACCTCACTGACAGTCAGGGCTACACACCGCTGCACTGGGCCTGCTACAACG GATATgatgcgtgtgtggaggtgtTATTAGATCAGGAGGTGTTCAGGAAGATTAAAGGCAACTTGTTCAGCCCGCTGCACTGTGCCGT TATGAACGATAACGAGGGAGTGGCTGAGATGTTAATCGACTCCTTGGGTGGAAATATTGTTAACACCATTGACTCAAAAGGAAG GACCCCCCTTCATGCTGCAGCTTTTTCTGACCACGTGGAGTGTGTTACACTTCTCCTGAGCCACAGAGCTCAACTCAACGttttagacacacacacacattggacGCCGCTGATGATGGCAGCTCTGAACGGACAGACCAACGCTGTGG AGGTGCTGGTGAGCAGCGGTAAGGCGGACTTGTCTGTGCAGGACATAAACAGGAACACCGCACTGCATCTAGCTTGCAGCAAG GCTCACGAAACGAGTGCCTTGTTGATTCTGGAGAAAATCAGCGACAGGAACCTCATTAACTGCACCAATGCGGCTCTCCAGAC GCCGCTGCACGTAGCAGCCAGGAAGGGGCTGGCGGTTGTGGTCCAGGAGCTGCTGGGAAAAGGAGCCAGTGTGTTAGCAGTGGATGAGAATG GTTACACTCCAGCTTTGGCCTGTGCTCCAAATCGAGATGTAGCTGACTGCTTAGCCCTCATCCTCAACTCAATGATGCCCGCCTCGCCCATGGTCACCATAGCAGCGATACCCGCTCTGTGTCTGACTCAGACGGTCATCAACCACCGCCCCACCTCCAACCACATCTCCAAAGGCGTGTCCTTTGATACCTTGCCTCCTCTGAGACCCGACCACACCTCATACTGCAGGCCAGAGCGGCCGCTCTCCTCTGTTCCTGCAGACGATGAACTGAACGACTCCGATTCAGAGACGTACTGA
- the btd gene encoding biotinidase, which produces MFLFVALFVVPCVVQTASAVDSSYVAAVYEHKVILNPEPRAPLSRRHALQHMQRNLDIYEEQAALAAQQGAQILVFPEDGIHGFNYTRSSISGYLETIPDPQEERWNPCAEPDRYSNTEVLQRLSCMARRHNLYLVANMADLQPCPLKTDPSSPCPSDGRWQFNTNVVFSSDGLLVARYHKHNLYFEEAFNTQPQAEIITFDTPFAGRFGLIICFDILFHDPTVTLVERGVRQLIFPTAWMNQLPLLDAIQFQRAFSLGANVTLLAANIRNDRLIMTGSGIYTPVSATYHHALRGDPEEGRLLVARVPVLDPLWVGQGIATEERVSLGADSSHCHRESCADPRPPAAASTDPTPYPTFTSSMMYDPFNFVFLNETEGELRVCSGTFCCRLQYKWKTQGQRKELYALGAFAGTHTVNGRYALQVCAVVRCADFEASSCGQEVEEAESKMDFMLEGRFETRYVYPTVLASRLVLEQPEKLDKTADGRVTMKHSNMTGGLVTACLYGRMYHLDNE; this is translated from the exons ATGTTTCTGTTCGTTGCTCTTTTCGTGGTTCCTTGTGTTGTCCAAACAGCGTCCGCTGTGGACTCCTCGTATGTCGCAGCAGTGTATGAGCATAAAGTGATCCTGAATCCCGAGCCTCGCGCCCCCCTGTCCCGCCGCCATGCCCTGCAACACATGCAGAGAAACCTGGATATCTACGAGGAACAGGCTGCCCTGGCCGCGCAGCAA GGTGCCCAGATCCTGGTGTTTCCAGAGGACGGGATTCACGGTTTCAACTACACCCGTTCATCCATCTCTGGCTACCTGGAAACAATTCCTGACCCTCAGGAGGAGCGCTGGAACCCCTGCGCAGAGCCAGACCGGTACAGCAACACAGAG GTTCTCCAGCGACTGAGCTGTATGGCCCGTCGTCACAACCTCTACCTGGTGGCCAACATGGCCGATCTGCAGCCATGTCCCTTGAAGACAGACCCGTCCTCACCCTGTCCTTCTGATGGACGCTGGCAGTTCAACACCAATGTAGTTTTCAG TTCTGATGGCCTGCTGGTGGCCCGCTACCATAAACACAACCTCTACTTTGAGGAGGCATTTAACACACAGCCACAGGCTGAAATCATTACATTTGACACACCTTTTGCTGGGAGGTTTGGCCTCATCATCTGCTTTGACATCCTGTTCCACGATCCTACAGTAACCCTGGTGGAAAGG GGTGTGCGTCAGCTTATCTTCCCCACAGCCTGGATGAACCAGCTCCCCCTACTGGACGCGATCCAGTTTCAGCGAGCGTTCAGTCTGGGAGCCAACGTCACTCTTTTGGCTGCCAACATCCGTAACGACCGACTCATCATGACGGGAAGTGGCATCTACACCCCTGTTTCTGCCACCTACCACCACGCCCTGAGAGGAGACCCAGAGGAGGGCAGGCTGCTGGTGGCCAGGGTGCCCGTCTTGGACCCACTGTGGGTGGGACAGGGAATAGCCACAGAGGAGAGGGTGAGCCTGGGTGCAGATTCTAGTCACTGCCACAGAGAGAGCTGCGCTGATCCCCGGCCTCCCGCTGCCGCCTCTACAGATCCTACCCCCTACCCCACCTTCACTTCTTCCATGATGTACGACCCGTTTAACTTTGTCTTCTTAAACGAGACAGAGGGCGAACTCAGAGTGTGCAGTGGCACTTTCTGCTGTCGCCTTCAGTACAAGTGGAAAACACAAGGCCAAAGGAAAGAGCTCTATGCACTGGGAGCGTTTGCAGGAACACACACGGTGAACGGACGCTACGCCCTGCAG GTGTGTGCAGTAGTTCGCTGCGCAGACTTTGAGGCCAGCTCCTGCGGACAAGAGGTGGAAGAGGCCGAGTCCAAGATGGACTTCATGTTGGAGGGAAGATTTGAGACCAGATATGTGTACCCAACGGTTCTGGCAAGCCGTCTGGTCCTGGAGCAGCCCGAGAAGCTGGACAAAACCGCAGATGGGAGAGTGACAATGAAACACTCAAACATGACCGGAGGCCTCGTCACTGCCTGCCTGTATGGAAGAATGTACCACCTGGACAATGAATGA
- the ankrd28a gene encoding serine/threonine-protein phosphatase 6 regulatory ankyrin repeat subunit A isoform X1, which yields MRSERASRVCIVVLEEVEEDEPSSSSPPSQPKPSLDHGAHHASQRASVQDDKPSLLRAIFNVDPEEVRSLIFKKEDVNIQDNEKRTPLHAAAYLGDAEIIELLILSGARVNAKDNKWLTPLHRAVASCSEDAVGVLLKHSADVNARDKNWQTPLHVAASNKAVRCAEALVPLLSNVNVSDRGGRTALHHAAFSGHVEMVKLLLSRGANINAFDKKDRRAIHWAAYMGHLEVVRLLVASGAEVDCKDKKAYTPLHAAASSGMSSTVHYLLSLGAHVNEVNAYGNTPLHLACYNGQDVVVGELIEAGANVNQVNERGFSALHFASSSRQGALCQELLLAHGARINLQSKDGKTPLHMAATHGRFSCSQALIQNGAEIDCEDRCRNTALHIAARYGHELIITALIKHGANTAKRGIHGMFPLHLAALSGFSDCCRKLLSSGFVIDTPDDFGRTCLHAAAAGGNLECLNLLLNIGADFNRKDNFGRAPLHYASANCNYQCVFALVGSGASVNELDQRGCSPMHYAAAADTDGKCVEYLLRNDANPGVRDRQGYSAVHYASAYGRTLCLELIASETPLNVLLETSGTDILRDSDCQALLSPLHLAAYHGHCGSLEVLLASLLDVDVRSPEGRTPLSLACSRGHQQCVSLLLHHGASPMTPDYIHKKTALHAAAMNGHPECLRLLMSNNNQHIDVDAQDSSGQTPLMLAVLSGHTECAYSLLSQGASVETRDRWGRTALHRGAVSGLEECVEALLQRGASVCAKDTRGRTPLHLASACGRVGVLGALLHAASASHAHTHLTDSQGYTPLHWACYNGYDACVEVLLDQEVFRKIKGNLFSPLHCAVMNDNEGVAEMLIDSLGGNIVNTIDSKGRTPLHAAAFSDHVECVTLLLSHRAQLNVLDTHTHWTPLMMAALNGQTNAVEVLVSSGKADLSVQDINRNTALHLACSKAHETSALLILEKISDRNLINCTNAALQTPLHVAARKGLAVVVQELLGKGASVLAVDENGYTPALACAPNRDVADCLALILNSMMPASPMVTIAAIPALCLTQTVINHRPTSNHISKGVSFDTLPPLRPDHTSYCRPERPLSSVPADDELNDSDSETY from the exons ATGCGGTCAGAACGGGCTAGCCGTGTGTGTATTGTTGTGCTGGAGGAGGTGGAAGAGGATGAGCCCTCATCTTCATCCCCACCTTCTCAGCCCAAACCATCTCTTGACCATGGAGCTCATCATGCCTCTCAACGGGCTTCTGTTCAGGATGACAAG CCATCCCTGTTAAGAGCCATCTTCAACGTGGACCCAGAGGAAGTTCGCTCGCTCATATTCAAGAAAGAGGATGTCAACATTCAG GACAATGAGAAGCGGACCCCACTGCATGCCGCAGCCTACCTGGGAGATGCTGAGATCATTGAACTGCTTATCCTCTCAG GGGCCCGAGTTAATGCCAAAGATAATAAGTGGTTGACTCCTCTTCACCGAGCTGTGGCTTCTTGTAGTGAG GATGCAGTGGGAGTGCTGCTGAAGCACAGTGCGGACGTGAATGCTCGAGACAAGAACTGGCAGACGCCGCTCCATGTAGCAGCGAGCAACAAGGCGGTTCGCTGTGCAGAGGCTTTGGTCCCGCTGCTGAGCAATGTCAACGTATCTGACCGGGGAGGACGCACTGCCCTGCACCACGCCGCCTTCAGTGGACACGTCGAG ATGGTGAAGTTGTTGCTGTCTCGGGGGGCCAACATTAACGCATTTGACAAGAAGGACAGGAGAGCCATCCACTGGGCAGCCTACATGG GTCACCTCGAGGTTGTGAGGTTActggtagccagtggagctgaGGTTGACTGTAAGGACAAGAAGGCCTACACACCGCTCCATGCAGCCGCCTCCAGTGGCATGAGCAGCACAGTGCACTACCtgctaagcctgggcgcccat GTGAATGAGGTTAATGCCTATGGCAACACGCCGCTGCATTTGGCCTGTTACAACGGTCAGGACGTGGTTGTCGGTGAGCTCATCGAAGCTGGAGCCAATGTCAACCAG GTGAACGAGAGGGGGTTTTCTGCGCTTCACTTTGCTTCCTCCTCTCGCCAAGGGGCACTGTGCCAGGAGTTGCTGTTGGCCCACGGTGCTCGCATCAACTTGCAG aGTAAGGACGGTAAGACTCCCCTTCACATGGCAGCTACGCATGGAAGGTTCTCCTGCTCCCAGGCCCTCATTCAAAATG GAGCTGAGATCGACTGTGAAGACAGGTGCAGAAACACTGCCCTTCACATTGCCGCCCGCTATGGCCATGAGCTCATCATCACAGCGCTCATCAAACACGGAGCCAACACTGCCAA GAGAGGCATTCATGGGATGTTCCCTTTACACCTGGCAGCTCTCAGCGGCTTTTCAGATTGCTGCAGGAAGCTGCTGTCCTCAG GGTTTGTCATAGACACCCCTGATGACTTTGGGAGGACCTGTCTAcatgctgctgcagctggagg GAACCTGGAGTGTCTGAATCTGCTGTTAAACATAGGAGCAGACTTTAACAGGAAAGACAACTTTGGACG TGCCCCGCTACACTACGCATCAGCCAACTGTAACTAccagtgtgtgtttgctttGGTCGGCTCCGGGGCCAGCGTTAATGAGCTGGACCAGAGGGGCTGCAGCCCCATGCActacgctgctgctgctgacacaGATGGAAA ATGCGTGGAGTACTTGTTGAGAAATGATGCGAATCCAggagtgagagacagacagggttACAGTGCAGTGCACTATGCCTCAGCCTATGGGCGCACACTCTGCCTGGAACTG ATCGCCAGTGAGACACCTCTGAATGTG CTATTGGAGACATCAGGAACAGACATCCTGAGGGATTCAGACTGTCAGGCCCTGCTCAGTCCGCTCCATCTGGCG GCTTATCACGGACACTGTGGATCATTGGAGGTCCTCTTAGCATCCCTGTTGGATGTGGACGTCCGAAGCCCAGAGGGCCGGACTCCCCTCAGTCTGGCTTGCTCCAGGGGCCACCAGCAGTGTGTGTCCCTGCTGCTGCATCATGGCGCCTCCCCCATGACCCCTGACTACATACACAAAAAGACAGCCTTACATGCTGCAG CTATGAATGGTCACCCAGAGTGCCTGCGCCTGCTCATGAGCAACAACAACCAACACATTGATGTGGACGCACAAGACTCCAGTGGAca GACTCCTCTGATGTTGGCAGTGCTGAGCGGACACACAGAGTGTGCGTACTCTCTGCTGAGTCAAGGAGCCAGTGTGGAGACTCGGGACCGCTGGGGCAGGACAGCGCTGCACCGTGGG GCTGTGTCAGGCCTGGAGGAGTGTGTGGAGGCCCTGCTCCAGCGGGGGGCCAGTGTGTGCGCGAAGGACACCCGGGGCCGCACCCCGCTGCACTTGGCGTCAGCTTGTGGCCGTGTCGGCGTTCTTGGTGCCCTGCTGCACGCCGCCAGCGCATCTCACGCTCACACGCACCTCACTGACAGTCAGGGCTACACACCGCTGCACTGGGCCTGCTACAACG GATATgatgcgtgtgtggaggtgtTATTAGATCAGGAGGTGTTCAGGAAGATTAAAGGCAACTTGTTCAGCCCGCTGCACTGTGCCGT TATGAACGATAACGAGGGAGTGGCTGAGATGTTAATCGACTCCTTGGGTGGAAATATTGTTAACACCATTGACTCAAAAGGAAG GACCCCCCTTCATGCTGCAGCTTTTTCTGACCACGTGGAGTGTGTTACACTTCTCCTGAGCCACAGAGCTCAACTCAACGttttagacacacacacacattggacGCCGCTGATGATGGCAGCTCTGAACGGACAGACCAACGCTGTGG AGGTGCTGGTGAGCAGCGGTAAGGCGGACTTGTCTGTGCAGGACATAAACAGGAACACCGCACTGCATCTAGCTTGCAGCAAG GCTCACGAAACGAGTGCCTTGTTGATTCTGGAGAAAATCAGCGACAGGAACCTCATTAACTGCACCAATGCGGCTCTCCAGAC GCCGCTGCACGTAGCAGCCAGGAAGGGGCTGGCGGTTGTGGTCCAGGAGCTGCTGGGAAAAGGAGCCAGTGTGTTAGCAGTGGATGAGAATG GTTACACTCCAGCTTTGGCCTGTGCTCCAAATCGAGATGTAGCTGACTGCTTAGCCCTCATCCTCAACTCAATGATGCCCGCCTCGCCCATGGTCACCATAGCAGCGATACCCGCTCTGTGTCTGACTCAGACGGTCATCAACCACCGCCCCACCTCCAACCACATCTCCAAAGGCGTGTCCTTTGATACCTTGCCTCCTCTGAGACCCGACCACACCTCATACTGCAGGCCAGAGCGGCCGCTCTCCTCTGTTCCTGCAGACGATGAACTGAACGACTCCGATTCAGAGACGTACTGA